A genomic window from Salvia splendens isolate huo1 chromosome 11, SspV2, whole genome shotgun sequence includes:
- the LOC121755277 gene encoding PH, RCC1 and FYVE domains-containing protein 1-like isoform X1 codes for MRTSNVDAFRISISSTPSCSNQVSGTDDTESPGDIYVWGEILQDEIVNGARNPNPVKNDVLTPKVVQSNVVLDVQKIACGVQHIALVTRQGEVFTWGEESGGRLGHGIEKDFSGPRLVEFLAFTNIEFVACGEFHTSALSTSGDLYTWGDGTHNVGLLGHGKNCSHWIPKRVSGSLESLHVTSVACGTWHSAVVTSTGNLFTFGDGTFGALGHGDHESVAYPKEVQALRGLKAVSISCGAWHTAAIIEVSTHPGGITSSRKLFTWGDGDKNRLGHGNKDTYLVPTRVSDIIDYNIQQLACGHNITVALTTSGHVFTMGSTEYGQLGDPQSDGKRPRLVQDALVGQFVEQISCGTHHVAVLTGRNEVFTWGKGANGRLGHGDLEDRNVPTMVEALRDTHVKSVVCGSNYTASICIHKWVAGPDQSLCTACKQPFGFTRKRHDCFNCGLVHCHGCLSKKSLRAALAPTPGKPHRVCESCYLKLKKGADTKSGASVTQRAPGISQPIDRGVGKTSQVLLGSRVDPVRYLEFKSGIRGTSPSQVPSRLQLRDVSFPSSFTVLQRALKPVTTTAPYPTAPYPQQASPQPQPYSRPVSPQSQANSAMSMAALDSLQVANEILTQQVSKLHNQVKSLKQKNESQDAEIQKLKKAAQETTYLAAAGSSKCYQAVQNVKAISQKVKEIKEKIPPEISESDSFKLVQAQVESLLHISGALASEGSSLRPPEPTRELNTQNIYEASVDNSGSSIRNTQSRVEGVPGTPETASAKAQREVIEQFEPGVYVTLHLLPNGTKCFKRIKFSKRKFSGQQAEEWWTENKDRLLRKYKPSKTGSMSGDEIPPESPAEVFHESATTFDDLNAVQE; via the exons ATGAGAACGAGTAATGTAGATGCTTTCCGTATTAGTATCTCAAGTACTCCTAGTTGTTCAAATCAAGTTTCTGGAACAGATGACACAGAATCTCCTGGTGATATTTATGTATGGGGGGAGATTTTGCAAGATGAAATAGTTAACGGAGCTAGGAATCCAAATCCAGTAAAAAATGATGTATTGACTCCAAAAGTAGTGCAATCAAATGTAGTTCTTGATGTGCAGAAAATTGCTTGTGGCGTTCAGCACATTGCACTTGTTACAAGGCAGGGTGAGGTTTTCACGTGGGGAGAGGAATCTGGGGGCAGACTGGGTCATGGAATTGAGAAGGACTTCAGTGGTCCTCGACTAGTGGAATTTCTGGCTTTTACAAATATTGAGTTTGTTGCATGTGGTGAGTTCCATACATCTGCACTATCTACGTCAGGTGACTTATACACATGGGGTGATGGTACCCATAATGTGGGTCTTCTGGGTCATGGTAAAAACTGTAGCCACTGGATACCAAAAAGAGTTTCTGGATCTCTGGAGAGCCTCCATGTTACATCAGTTGCTTGTGGAACCTGGCATTCAGCAGTGGTGACTTCCACTGGAAATTTGTTCACTTTTGGGGATGGTACATTTGGAGCTTTGGGTCACGGTGATCATGAAAGTGTTGCATATCCAAAAGAGGTCCAAGCACTGAGAGGTTTGAAAGCGGTTTCCATTTCGTGTGGAGCGTGGCACACTGCTGCTATTATAGAAGTTTCAACCCATCCTGGAGGCATCACTTCCTCAAGAAAGTTGTTCACCTGGGGTGATGGTGATAAAAATCGACTGGGTCATGGGAACAAGGATACTTATCTTGTTCCAACTCGTGTTTCTGATATTATTGATTACAACATCCAGCAGCTAGCATGCGGACATAACATAACTGTTGCCCTTACTACATCAGGCCATGTTTTCACTATGGGAAGTACTGAATATGGTCAGCTCGGTGATCCACAATCAGATGGAAAGCGGCCTAGACTGGTACAAGATGCATTAGTGGGACAGTTTGTTGAACAGATATCATGTGGTACACATCATGTTGCTGTTCTTACTGGAAGAAATGAAGTATTCACGTGGGGGAAAGGAGCCAATGGTAGGCTGGGACATGGGGATCTGGAAGATCGCAATGTTCCAACAATGGTTGAAGCTCTCAGAGATACACATGTGAAGAGCGTTGTGTGTGGTTCAAACTACACAGCAAGCATATGCATCCATAAGTGGGTCGCCGGTCCAGATCAATCCTTGTGTACTGCTTGTAAGCAGCCATTTGGTTTTACTCGAAAGCGGCATGACTGTTTTAACTGTGGCCTGGTGCACTGTCATGGTTGCCTTTCGAAAAAGTCGTTGAGAGCAGCACTTGCTCCAACTCCAGGTAAACCACACCGAGTATGTGAGTCCTGCTATCTTAAACTTAAAAAGGGTGCTGATACTAAAAGTGGAGCCAGTGTAACTCAGAGAGCACCAGGAATTTCTCAGCCGATAGATAGGGGAGTAGGAAAAACTTCACAAGTACTTCTCGGCAGCAGAGTGGACCCAGTAAGGTACCTTGAGTTTAAGTCCGGGATACGTGGAACAAGTCCTTCCCAAGTTCCGTCACGTTTGCAGCTAAGGGATGTTTCTTTCCCAAGCTCCTTTACTGTTCTGCAACGTGCTCTAAAGCCTGTTACCACAACAGCTCCATATCCAACAGCTCCATATCCTCAGCAGGCCTCACCGCAACCTCAGCCATACTCAAGACCTGTTTCTCCACAGTCACAAGCTAATTCTGCAATGTCAATGGCTGCCTTAGATAGTTTACAGGTTGCAAACGAAATACTGACCCAACAAGTTTCCAAACTGCATAACCAA GTTAAGAGTTTAAAACAGAAAAATGAATCCCAAGATGCAGAAATTCAGAAGTTGAAGAAAGCTGCCCAAGAAACTACTTATCTGGCTGCTGCTGGGTCTTCCAAATGTTATCAAGCAGTGCAAAATGTCAAGGCCATCTCACAAAAA gtgaaagaaattaaggagaAAATACCTCCTGAGATATCTGAGAGTGATTCCTTCAAATTAGTGCAAGCTCAAGTTGAATCTCTTCTGCATATAAGCGGGGCTCTAGCATCTGAAGGTAGTTCTCTGAGGCCACCTGAACCAACACGCGAATTGAATACCCAGAATATTTACGAAGCTTCAGTTGATAATAGTGGCTCATCTATTAGAAATACTCAATCAAGAGTCGAAGGCGTCCCTGGTACGCCCGAAACTGCAAGTGCTAAGGCACAAAGAGAAGTAATCGAGCAGTTTGAACCAGGTGTTTATGTGACACTCCATCTGCTACCAAATGGAACCAAGTGCTTTAAAAGGATTAAATTCAG TAAGCGAAAATTCTCTGGGCAACAGGCAGAAGAATGGTGGACAGAAAACAAAGATAGATTGCTCAGAAAGTACAAACCAAGCAAGACAGGTAGCATGTCAGGAGATGAAATTCCACCTGAGTCGCCAGCTGAGGTCTTCCATGAGAGTGCAACCACTTTTGACGACCTTAATGCTGTACAGGAGTGA
- the LOC121755277 gene encoding PH, RCC1 and FYVE domains-containing protein 1-like isoform X2, with protein MRTSNVDAFRISISSTPSCSNQVSGTDDTESPGDIYVWGEILQDEIVNGARNPNPVKNDVLTPKVVQSNVVLDVQKIACGVQHIALVTRQGEVFTWGEESGGRLGHGIEKDFSGPRLVEFLAFTNIEFVACGEFHTSALSTSGDLYTWGDGTHNVGLLGHGKNCSHWIPKRVSGSLESLHVTSVACGTWHSAVVTSTGNLFTFGDGTFGALGHGDHESVAYPKEVQALRGLKAVSISCGAWHTAAIIEVSTHPGGITSSRKLFTWGDGDKNRLGHGNKDTYLVPTRVSDIIDYNIQQLACGHNITVALTTSGHVFTMGSTEYGQLGDPQSDGKRPRLVQDALVGQFVEQISCGTHHVAVLTGRNEVFTWGKGANGRLGHGDLEDRNVPTMVEALRDTHVKSVVCGSNYTASICIHKWVAGPDQSLCTACKQPFGFTRKRHDCFNCGLVHCHGCLSKKSLRAALAPTPGKPHRVCESCYLKLKKGADTKSGASVTQRAPGISQPIDRGVGKTSQVLLGSRVDPVRYLEFKSGIRGTSPSQVPSRLQLRDVSFPSSFTVLQRALKPVTTTAPYPTAPYPQQASPQPQPYSRPVSPQSQANSAMSMAALDSLQVANEILTQQVSKLHNQVKSLKQKNESQDAEIQKLKKAAQETTYLAAAGSSKCYQAVQNVKAISQKVKEIKEKIPPEISESDSFKLVQAQVESLLHISGALASEGSSLRPPEPTRELNTQNIYEASVDNSGSSIRNTQSRVEGVPGTPETASAKAQREVIEQFEPGVYVTLHLLPNGTKCFKRIKFSIFCMVDANK; from the exons ATGAGAACGAGTAATGTAGATGCTTTCCGTATTAGTATCTCAAGTACTCCTAGTTGTTCAAATCAAGTTTCTGGAACAGATGACACAGAATCTCCTGGTGATATTTATGTATGGGGGGAGATTTTGCAAGATGAAATAGTTAACGGAGCTAGGAATCCAAATCCAGTAAAAAATGATGTATTGACTCCAAAAGTAGTGCAATCAAATGTAGTTCTTGATGTGCAGAAAATTGCTTGTGGCGTTCAGCACATTGCACTTGTTACAAGGCAGGGTGAGGTTTTCACGTGGGGAGAGGAATCTGGGGGCAGACTGGGTCATGGAATTGAGAAGGACTTCAGTGGTCCTCGACTAGTGGAATTTCTGGCTTTTACAAATATTGAGTTTGTTGCATGTGGTGAGTTCCATACATCTGCACTATCTACGTCAGGTGACTTATACACATGGGGTGATGGTACCCATAATGTGGGTCTTCTGGGTCATGGTAAAAACTGTAGCCACTGGATACCAAAAAGAGTTTCTGGATCTCTGGAGAGCCTCCATGTTACATCAGTTGCTTGTGGAACCTGGCATTCAGCAGTGGTGACTTCCACTGGAAATTTGTTCACTTTTGGGGATGGTACATTTGGAGCTTTGGGTCACGGTGATCATGAAAGTGTTGCATATCCAAAAGAGGTCCAAGCACTGAGAGGTTTGAAAGCGGTTTCCATTTCGTGTGGAGCGTGGCACACTGCTGCTATTATAGAAGTTTCAACCCATCCTGGAGGCATCACTTCCTCAAGAAAGTTGTTCACCTGGGGTGATGGTGATAAAAATCGACTGGGTCATGGGAACAAGGATACTTATCTTGTTCCAACTCGTGTTTCTGATATTATTGATTACAACATCCAGCAGCTAGCATGCGGACATAACATAACTGTTGCCCTTACTACATCAGGCCATGTTTTCACTATGGGAAGTACTGAATATGGTCAGCTCGGTGATCCACAATCAGATGGAAAGCGGCCTAGACTGGTACAAGATGCATTAGTGGGACAGTTTGTTGAACAGATATCATGTGGTACACATCATGTTGCTGTTCTTACTGGAAGAAATGAAGTATTCACGTGGGGGAAAGGAGCCAATGGTAGGCTGGGACATGGGGATCTGGAAGATCGCAATGTTCCAACAATGGTTGAAGCTCTCAGAGATACACATGTGAAGAGCGTTGTGTGTGGTTCAAACTACACAGCAAGCATATGCATCCATAAGTGGGTCGCCGGTCCAGATCAATCCTTGTGTACTGCTTGTAAGCAGCCATTTGGTTTTACTCGAAAGCGGCATGACTGTTTTAACTGTGGCCTGGTGCACTGTCATGGTTGCCTTTCGAAAAAGTCGTTGAGAGCAGCACTTGCTCCAACTCCAGGTAAACCACACCGAGTATGTGAGTCCTGCTATCTTAAACTTAAAAAGGGTGCTGATACTAAAAGTGGAGCCAGTGTAACTCAGAGAGCACCAGGAATTTCTCAGCCGATAGATAGGGGAGTAGGAAAAACTTCACAAGTACTTCTCGGCAGCAGAGTGGACCCAGTAAGGTACCTTGAGTTTAAGTCCGGGATACGTGGAACAAGTCCTTCCCAAGTTCCGTCACGTTTGCAGCTAAGGGATGTTTCTTTCCCAAGCTCCTTTACTGTTCTGCAACGTGCTCTAAAGCCTGTTACCACAACAGCTCCATATCCAACAGCTCCATATCCTCAGCAGGCCTCACCGCAACCTCAGCCATACTCAAGACCTGTTTCTCCACAGTCACAAGCTAATTCTGCAATGTCAATGGCTGCCTTAGATAGTTTACAGGTTGCAAACGAAATACTGACCCAACAAGTTTCCAAACTGCATAACCAA GTTAAGAGTTTAAAACAGAAAAATGAATCCCAAGATGCAGAAATTCAGAAGTTGAAGAAAGCTGCCCAAGAAACTACTTATCTGGCTGCTGCTGGGTCTTCCAAATGTTATCAAGCAGTGCAAAATGTCAAGGCCATCTCACAAAAA gtgaaagaaattaaggagaAAATACCTCCTGAGATATCTGAGAGTGATTCCTTCAAATTAGTGCAAGCTCAAGTTGAATCTCTTCTGCATATAAGCGGGGCTCTAGCATCTGAAGGTAGTTCTCTGAGGCCACCTGAACCAACACGCGAATTGAATACCCAGAATATTTACGAAGCTTCAGTTGATAATAGTGGCTCATCTATTAGAAATACTCAATCAAGAGTCGAAGGCGTCCCTGGTACGCCCGAAACTGCAAGTGCTAAGGCACAAAGAGAAGTAATCGAGCAGTTTGAACCAGGTGTTTATGTGACACTCCATCTGCTACCAAATGGAACCAAGTGCTTTAAAAGGATTAAATTCAG CATCTTCTGTATGGTAGAtgcaaacaaataa
- the LOC121755348 gene encoding zinc finger protein JACKDAW-like: MLTNIDPSAAPEPPFSYCHTAAATKRKRHPAGTPDPDAEVVSLSPKTLLESDRYVCEICNQGFQRDQNLQMHRRRHNDKRSGPIHYALEAVEFQSEVVVAVDFERQVVEFELEMVIAVDS, encoded by the exons ATGCTCACCAACATTGATCCCTCCGCCGCACCGGAGCCCCCTTTCTCCTACTGCcacaccgccgccgccaccaaaCGCAAGCGCCACCCCGCCGGAACCCcag ATCCGGATGCGGAGGTGGTGTCGTTGTCGCCAAAGACGTTGCTGGAGTCGGATCGGTACGTGTGCGAGATCTGCAACCAAGGGTTCCAGAGGGATCAGAACCTGCAGATGCACAGGAGGAGGCACAACGATAAGCGGTCGGGGCCCATACATTACGCCTTGGAAGCGGTGGAATTTCAGTCAGAGGTGGTGGTCGCGGTAGATTTTGAGAGGCAGGTGGTGGAATTTGAGTTGGAGATGGTGATTGCGGTCGATTCTTAG
- the LOC121755332 gene encoding 7-methyl-GTP pyrophosphatase-like isoform X1: MDSTANNQEFKIILGSSSVARKKIMADMGFKFTTMSADIDEKAIRKEKTEDLVMALAEAKADAIIGKLENLGNEEKDSKPTVVISADTVENVQPKLHGKDEAEPTLLITCDQVVVYEGMIREKPSSKEEARQFIKGYSGGHAATVSSVLVTNLSNGSRKGGWDKVEIHFHDIPEEVIEKLIEEALVLNVAGGLIIEHPLVAPYVKEVVGGTDSVMGLPKDLTRRLMKEVL; this comes from the exons ATGGATTCTACTGCTAACAATCAAGAATTCAAG ATAATCTTGGGCTCATCTTCTGTTGCCCGCAAAAAGATTATGGCTGATATGGGTTTCAAATTCACTACCATG TCTGCAGACATAGATGAAAAGGCGATTCGCAAAGAAAAGACCGAAGATTTGGTTATGGCTCTTGCAGAGGCAAAG GCAGATGCTATAATAGGTAAACTGGAGAATCTTGGGAATGAAGAGAAGGATTCTAAGCCTACAGTTGTAATATCTGCTGATACT GTAGAAAATGTCCAACCAAAGCTTCATGGGAAAGACGAGGCAGAACCTACATTGCTAATCACCTGTGACCAA GTTGTGGTGTATGAAGGCATGATAAGGGAGAAACCTTCTAGCAAAGAGGAGGCACGTCAATTCATAAAAG GCTATTCTGGTGGGCATGCTGCCACAGTGAGTTCTGTTCTTGTAACAAACCTTAGCAATGGATCAAGGAAAGGGGGATGGGACAAAGTTGAG ATTCATTTCCATGATATACCGGAAGAAGTCATAGAAAAACTG atagaagaagcgCTTGTGCTCAACGTAGCAGGAGGGCTGATTATTGAACATCCTCTGGTTGCACCATACGTTAAAGAAGTG GTGGGTGGAACGGATAGTGTAATGGGACTCCCAAAAGATCTTACAAGAAGATTAATGAAGGAGGTTCTGTGA
- the LOC121755332 gene encoding 7-methyl-GTP pyrophosphatase-like isoform X2: MDSTANNQEFKIILGSSSVARKKIMADMGFKFTTMSADIDEKAIRKEKTEDLVMALAEAKADAIIGKLENLGNEEKDSKPTVVISADTVVVYEGMIREKPSSKEEARQFIKGYSGGHAATVSSVLVTNLSNGSRKGGWDKVEIHFHDIPEEVIEKLIEEALVLNVAGGLIIEHPLVAPYVKEVVGGTDSVMGLPKDLTRRLMKEVL; this comes from the exons ATGGATTCTACTGCTAACAATCAAGAATTCAAG ATAATCTTGGGCTCATCTTCTGTTGCCCGCAAAAAGATTATGGCTGATATGGGTTTCAAATTCACTACCATG TCTGCAGACATAGATGAAAAGGCGATTCGCAAAGAAAAGACCGAAGATTTGGTTATGGCTCTTGCAGAGGCAAAG GCAGATGCTATAATAGGTAAACTGGAGAATCTTGGGAATGAAGAGAAGGATTCTAAGCCTACAGTTGTAATATCTGCTGATACT GTTGTGGTGTATGAAGGCATGATAAGGGAGAAACCTTCTAGCAAAGAGGAGGCACGTCAATTCATAAAAG GCTATTCTGGTGGGCATGCTGCCACAGTGAGTTCTGTTCTTGTAACAAACCTTAGCAATGGATCAAGGAAAGGGGGATGGGACAAAGTTGAG ATTCATTTCCATGATATACCGGAAGAAGTCATAGAAAAACTG atagaagaagcgCTTGTGCTCAACGTAGCAGGAGGGCTGATTATTGAACATCCTCTGGTTGCACCATACGTTAAAGAAGTG GTGGGTGGAACGGATAGTGTAATGGGACTCCCAAAAGATCTTACAAGAAGATTAATGAAGGAGGTTCTGTGA
- the LOC121755298 gene encoding 3-ketoacyl-CoA synthase 4-like, whose amino-acid sequence MEGVKVNSAEREHTYRLPDFLQSVKLKYVKLGYHYLTSHLLTLCIAPLMILVLLQLTPDDLRLLWAHLQFHLVSVISASMLAAFASSFYLLTRPRPVFLLDYSCYRPRDDHSLPLHSFVDRLRLSGSYDDSSVEFQRKILEKSGLGDRTHLPEAILMIPPSPTMKAAREETEQAIFGAFDSLLANTKINPKDIGILVVNSSLFNPTPSLSAVIVNKYKLRGNIKTFNLGGMGCSAGVISVDLAKDMLQLHRSTYAVVVSTENITQNSYHGVKKSMLIANCLFRVGGAAILLSNKSSDKRRSKYELVHVVRTHKGADDKAFRCVYQEEDEEGKTGISLSKDLMAIAGGALKTNITTLGPLVLPVSEQLLFFATLVMKKVFGRKNMKPYIPDFKMAFEHFCIHAGGRAVIDELEANLQLLPVDVEASRMTLHRFGNTSSSSIWYELAYVEAKGRMRKGNRVWQIAFGSGFKCNSAVWVALNNVQPPKNGPWEDCIHDYPLKLN is encoded by the coding sequence ATGGAAGGAGTGAAGGTGAATTCAGCCGAACGCGAGCACACCTACCGCCTCCCTGACTTCCTCCAAAGCGTGAAGCTGAAATACGTGAAACTCGGGTACCACTACCTGACATCCCACCTCCTCACCCTCTGCATCGCCCCTCTCATGATCCTCGTCCTCCTCCAGCTCACCCCCGACGACCTCCGCCTCCTCTGGGCCCACCTCCAGTTCCACCTCGTCTCCGTCATCTCCGCCTCCATGCTCGCCGCCTTCGCCTCCTCCTTCTACCTCCTCACCCGCCCCCGCCCCGTCTTCCTCCTCGACTACTCCTGCTACCGCCCCCGCGACGACCACAGCCTCCCCCTCCACTCCTTCGTCGACCGCCTCCGCCTCTCCGGCTCCTACGACGACTCCTCCGTCGAGTTCCAGCGCAAAATCTTAGAGAAATCCGGCCTCGGCGACCGCACGCATCTCCCCGAGGCCATCCTCATGATCCCTCCCTCCCCCACCATGAAGGCCGCCAGGGAAGAAACAGAGCAGGCCATCTTCGGCGCCTTCGATTCCTTGTTAGCCAACACCAAAATCAACCCCAAGGACATCGGCATCCTCGTCGTGAACTCCAGCCTTTTCAACCCCACTCCGTCGCTCTCCGCTGTCATCGTCAACAAATACAAGCTCAGGGGCAACATTAAGACCTTCAATTTAGGCGGGATGGGATGCAGCGCGGGCGTGATCTCCGTCGATCTCGCCAAAGACATGCTCCAGCTCCACCGGAGCACATACGCCGTCGTTGTGAGCACGGAGAACATCACTCAGAATTCCTACCACGGCGTGAAGAAATCGATGCTGATTGCCAACTGCCTGTTCAGAGTCGGCGGCGCGGCGATCCTCCTCTCGAATAAATCTTCTGATAAAAGGAGATCGAAATACGAGCTCGTCCACGTGGTGCGGACGCATAAAGGGGCGGACGACAAGGCGTTCCGGTGCGTGTACCAGGAGGAGGACGAGGAGGGGAAGACGGGGATATCGTTGTCGAAGGATCTGATGGCGATCGCGGGAGGGGCGCTGAAGACGAACATCACGACGCTGGGGCCGCTGGTGCTGCCGGTGAGCGAGCAGCTGCTGTTCTTCGCGACGCTGGTGATGAAGAAGGTGTTTGGGAGGAAGAATATGAAGCCTTACATCCCGGATTTCAAGATGGCGTTCGAGCACTTTTGCATCCACGCGGGAGGGAGGGCGGTGATCGATGAGCTGGAGGCGAACCTCCAGCTGTTGCCAGTGGATGTGGAGGCGTCGAGGATGACGCTCCACAGGTTTGGCAACACGTCGTCCAGCTCGATTTGGTACGAGCTGGCGTACGTGGAGGCGAAGGGGAGGATGAGGAAGGGGAACAGAGTGTGGCAGATTGCGTTTGGGAGTGGATTCAAATGCAATAGTGCTGTGTGGGTTGCGCTCAACAATGTTCAACCCCCCAAAAATGGACCGTGGGAGGATTGCATACATGACTATCCACTCAAACTCAATTGA
- the LOC121755336 gene encoding zinc-finger homeodomain protein 5-like isoform X1 yields the protein MSLSGGEEKDIMSGGESRPKPANPRVSYRECLKNHAVNIGGNVTDGCGEFMPGGDEGSLEALNCAACSCHRNFHRKELHHHASAMVHPLQLTPPLPSPHHHRAAASAMQPIRMAFGGGDSSSEELNFSAFHLNAVAPAPPQKRFRTKFSAAQKEKMLEFAEKVGWRIPREDDAEMQRFCAETGVKRQVFKVWMHNNKTISSSSNKTTTIFPNAPNKKKIARQP from the exons ATGTCATTAAGTGGTGGTGAAGAAAAAGATATCATGAGCGGAGGCGAGTCGAGACCGAAACCCGCCAACCCGAGAGTCAGCtaccgcgagtgcctgaagaacCACGCCGTCAACATCGGCGGCAACGTCACCGACGGCTGCGGCGAGTTCATGCCCGGCGGCGACGAGGGCTCCCTCGAGGCCCTCAACTGCGCCGCCTGCTCCTGCCACCGCAACTTCCACCGCAAGGAGCTCCACCACCACGCCTCCGCCATGGTCCACCCGCTCCAGCTCACTCCGCCATTGCCCTCTCCCCACCACCACCGCGCCGCCGCCTCGGCGATGCAGCCGATCAGGATGGCTTTCGGCGGCGGAGATTCCTCGAGCGAGGAGCTGAACTTCAGCGCCTTCCATCTGAACGCGGTGGCGCCGGCGCCACCGCAGAAGAGGTTCAGGACGAAGTTCAGCGCGGCGCAGAAGGAGAAGATGCTGGAGTTCGCGGAGAAGGTGGGGTGGAGGATTCCGAGAGAAGACGACGCGGAGATGCAGAGGTTTTGCGCCGAGACAGGAGTGAAAAGGCAGGTTTTCAAGGTTTGGATGCATAACAATAAGactatttcttcttcttccaataAAACCACCACCATCTTTCCAAAT gcccctaacaaaaaaaaaatcgccagacaaccctaa
- the LOC121755336 gene encoding zinc-finger homeodomain protein 5-like isoform X2 → MSLSGGEEKDIMSGGESRPKPANPRVSYRECLKNHAVNIGGNVTDGCGEFMPGGDEGSLEALNCAACSCHRNFHRKELHHHASAMVHPLQLTPPLPSPHHHRAAASAMQPIRMAFGGGDSSSEELNFSAFHLNAVAPAPPQKRFRTKFSAAQKEKMLEFAEKVGWRIPREDDAEMQRFCAETGVKRQVFKVWMHNNKTISSSSNKTTTIFPNWL, encoded by the exons ATGTCATTAAGTGGTGGTGAAGAAAAAGATATCATGAGCGGAGGCGAGTCGAGACCGAAACCCGCCAACCCGAGAGTCAGCtaccgcgagtgcctgaagaacCACGCCGTCAACATCGGCGGCAACGTCACCGACGGCTGCGGCGAGTTCATGCCCGGCGGCGACGAGGGCTCCCTCGAGGCCCTCAACTGCGCCGCCTGCTCCTGCCACCGCAACTTCCACCGCAAGGAGCTCCACCACCACGCCTCCGCCATGGTCCACCCGCTCCAGCTCACTCCGCCATTGCCCTCTCCCCACCACCACCGCGCCGCCGCCTCGGCGATGCAGCCGATCAGGATGGCTTTCGGCGGCGGAGATTCCTCGAGCGAGGAGCTGAACTTCAGCGCCTTCCATCTGAACGCGGTGGCGCCGGCGCCACCGCAGAAGAGGTTCAGGACGAAGTTCAGCGCGGCGCAGAAGGAGAAGATGCTGGAGTTCGCGGAGAAGGTGGGGTGGAGGATTCCGAGAGAAGACGACGCGGAGATGCAGAGGTTTTGCGCCGAGACAGGAGTGAAAAGGCAGGTTTTCAAGGTTTGGATGCATAACAATAAGactatttcttcttcttccaataAAACCACCACCATCTTTCCAAAT TGGTTGTAG